One genomic segment of Hymenobacter psoromatis includes these proteins:
- a CDS encoding GNAT family N-acetyltransferase, which yields MLRTCQVFVCPPSGVAYECCAAGGAVLLHPTADNQRALLEFLVRGELALPLADGLMLPESQLAMLAAHQLPRQRKLFDGLANQRLQKIFAELAAYQRYPVRRATAADAARYFDWANDPAVRYHAIHSEPISWPTHVAWFSQRLQDTDAYLYIMTTAAGEPVGQVRIEFEAPSQPGLLDYSVAAAYRGQGLGAVLLKRALQRLRHERPALAGGAVVGQVQAGNITSARVFERLRFIRQAAVTLHGKVYETFRLDFPLDS from the coding sequence TTGTTGCGGACCTGCCAGGTTTTCGTCTGCCCACCCAGCGGCGTAGCTTACGAGTGCTGCGCGGCGGGCGGCGCGGTACTGCTGCATCCCACAGCCGACAACCAGCGGGCGCTGCTCGAATTCCTGGTGCGGGGCGAATTAGCCCTACCCTTGGCCGATGGTCTTATGCTACCCGAATCCCAGTTGGCCATGCTGGCTGCCCACCAATTGCCCCGGCAGCGCAAGCTGTTCGATGGCTTGGCCAACCAACGGCTACAGAAAATTTTTGCGGAGCTTGCGGCTTACCAGCGCTATCCCGTGCGCCGGGCTACCGCCGCTGATGCGGCACGCTATTTCGACTGGGCTAACGACCCGGCGGTGCGTTACCACGCCATTCACTCGGAACCCATTAGCTGGCCCACTCATGTGGCGTGGTTTAGCCAACGACTGCAAGATACCGACGCTTACTTATATATTATGACCACTGCCGCTGGCGAACCGGTGGGCCAGGTTCGAATTGAATTCGAGGCACCTAGCCAACCTGGCCTCCTTGATTATTCAGTAGCCGCGGCCTACCGGGGACAGGGCTTAGGCGCGGTACTACTAAAGCGAGCCCTGCAACGGCTGCGCCATGAGCGGCCGGCGCTAGCGGGTGGGGCTGTAGTAGGCCAGGTGCAGGCCGGCAACATTACCTCGGCGCGGGTATTTGAGCGGCTGCGGTTTATACGACAGGCGGCCGTTACTTTGCATGGGAAAGTATATGAAACTTTTCGGCTCGATTTTCCACTTGATTCTTAA
- a CDS encoding WD40 repeat domain-containing protein, with the protein MNSETSPQANLLLQTTILEDYVETLRFTSDGRTLVGALTHNELTLWQVSAEKLEQQFSFPSGLKRLYDIALSPDGTQLAAVGEAQAGQRQLSIWKLPSGEKKDEFGFPDAYLLSVAFSLDGTRLLAAGSRETLYVVHLLTGKIEFAAGEEPLDEDEDFWGLGERNTSIVFHPDGKTVLITACFQAGSLVVFCELDTRRSTLTPRSDLTLDLVYDVLTPAAFSPDGRFFAFADWNTKLYSFPDQKLTGVFSPEGQRLAEPTGNPVVRKFWSNVLFTPDSRTLLCGSPNGSIFLWDVPSGRLR; encoded by the coding sequence TTGAACTCTGAAACCTCTCCGCAAGCAAATCTTCTCCTGCAAACAACAATACTGGAAGACTACGTCGAAACGCTGCGCTTTACGTCGGATGGTAGGACGCTGGTAGGTGCCTTAACGCATAATGAGTTGACGCTCTGGCAGGTTTCAGCGGAGAAACTGGAGCAGCAGTTCTCGTTTCCGAGTGGGCTGAAGCGGCTTTACGACATCGCCCTTAGCCCCGATGGAACTCAGCTGGCGGCAGTCGGCGAGGCACAAGCGGGCCAGAGACAACTATCTATTTGGAAGCTGCCAAGCGGCGAAAAAAAAGACGAGTTCGGTTTTCCTGACGCTTATCTGCTTTCAGTTGCATTTTCTCTCGACGGTACTCGGCTGCTGGCAGCCGGAAGCAGGGAAACGCTGTATGTAGTTCACTTATTGACGGGAAAAATCGAGTTTGCCGCAGGCGAAGAACCCTTGGACGAGGATGAAGATTTTTGGGGGTTGGGCGAACGCAACACATCCATTGTCTTTCACCCGGATGGCAAAACCGTGCTAATTACTGCTTGCTTTCAAGCAGGGTCGCTGGTGGTTTTCTGTGAACTGGATACTCGGCGCAGCACGTTGACCCCACGCTCGGACTTGACGCTGGACCTGGTTTATGATGTGCTGACCCCGGCGGCCTTTAGTCCCGATGGACGCTTTTTTGCTTTTGCTGACTGGAACACCAAGTTGTACTCGTTCCCTGACCAGAAATTGACGGGCGTTTTCAGTCCAGAAGGCCAGCGTTTAGCGGAGCCGACCGGCAACCCCGTGGTGCGGAAGTTTTGGTCAAACGTATTGTTTACGCCCGATAGCCGAACTTTGCTTTGCGGCTCTCCCAACGGCAGCATCTTTCTTTGGGATGTGCCCTCGGGCCGCCTGCGCTAG
- a CDS encoding amino acid permease → MLKKSLELLRQEAAESGAGTLKRTLNGLSLIALGIGVIIGAGLFSLTGLAAANHAGPAVTLSFVVAAVGCAFSALCYAEFAALVPVAGSAYTYSYATMGELFAWIIGWDLVLEYSVGAATVAISWSQYLLKFLEKYGLHLPARFVLSPFESATLHDGSVVHGYANVPAMLVVLAITAVIIRGTSGSAWFNALVVALKVVVVLVFIALGWKYIDPANYHPFIPENTGKFGEFGWSGILRGAGVIFFVFIGFDIVATMAQETKNPQRNMPIGILGSLIVCTILFVLFGYVLTGLANYTEFKNSAAPVAIAIEKTPYAWLSGAIILAILIGYTSVILVDLLGQSRVFFSMSKDGLLPPAFSRIHPRFRTPVQSNLLLGAFIAVFAGFVPINIVGEMVSIGTLLAFVMVCLGIIILRKTDPDAPRSFRTPWVPLVPILGIITCLVMMASLPWETWLRLAVWLAIGLAIYYGYGKKHSKLRQAAEGKILE, encoded by the coding sequence ATGCTGAAAAAATCACTGGAGCTGCTGCGGCAGGAAGCGGCCGAGTCGGGCGCAGGAACTCTCAAACGAACGCTCAATGGCCTGAGCCTCATTGCCCTGGGGATTGGGGTTATCATTGGGGCGGGGCTGTTTTCGCTCACCGGCCTAGCGGCGGCCAACCACGCCGGGCCGGCCGTGACACTCTCCTTCGTAGTGGCGGCCGTGGGCTGCGCGTTCTCGGCCCTGTGCTACGCCGAGTTTGCGGCGCTGGTGCCGGTGGCGGGCTCGGCCTACACCTATTCCTACGCCACGATGGGCGAATTATTTGCCTGGATAATCGGCTGGGACCTTGTGCTCGAATACTCGGTGGGCGCCGCCACAGTGGCCATCAGCTGGTCGCAGTACCTCCTAAAATTTCTGGAAAAATATGGCCTGCACCTGCCCGCCCGCTTCGTGCTGTCGCCCTTCGAGTCGGCCACCCTACACGACGGCTCGGTGGTGCACGGCTACGCCAACGTGCCGGCTATGCTGGTGGTGCTGGCCATTACGGCGGTTATTATTCGGGGCACGTCGGGTTCGGCGTGGTTCAATGCGCTGGTAGTAGCTTTGAAAGTGGTGGTGGTTTTGGTATTTATTGCCTTGGGCTGGAAATACATCGACCCGGCCAATTACCATCCCTTCATCCCGGAAAATACCGGCAAGTTTGGCGAGTTTGGCTGGAGCGGCATTTTACGCGGGGCGGGGGTTATTTTCTTCGTCTTTATTGGCTTCGATATCGTAGCCACCATGGCCCAGGAAACTAAAAATCCGCAACGGAATATGCCCATTGGCATCTTGGGTTCGCTCATTGTCTGCACCATTTTATTCGTGCTATTCGGTTATGTGCTCACGGGCCTGGCAAATTATACCGAGTTCAAAAACAGCGCCGCGCCGGTGGCCATCGCCATTGAAAAAACGCCCTACGCCTGGCTCAGCGGGGCTATTATTCTGGCCATTCTCATCGGCTACACGTCGGTAATATTGGTCGATTTATTGGGGCAGTCGCGGGTATTTTTCTCGATGTCGAAAGATGGTCTCCTACCCCCCGCTTTTTCCCGCATCCACCCCAGGTTCCGCACGCCGGTCCAGTCCAATCTGCTGCTGGGCGCGTTCATTGCCGTATTTGCGGGCTTCGTGCCCATCAACATCGTGGGCGAAATGGTGAGTATCGGCACGCTGCTGGCCTTCGTGATGGTGTGCCTGGGTATTATTATTCTGCGCAAAACTGACCCCGACGCGCCGCGTAGCTTCCGCACGCCTTGGGTGCCGCTGGTGCCTATTCTGGGCATTATTACGTGCCTGGTCATGATGGCCAGCTTGCCTTGGGAAACCTGGCTGCGCCTGGCCGTGTGGCTGGCCATTGGGCTGGCTATTTACTACGGCTACGGGAAGAAACACAGTAAATTGCGGCAGGCGGCCGAAGGAAAAATACTGGAATAA
- a CDS encoding DUF7033 domain-containing protein, protein MPAPILPSPAPVPVSAETRLAYVLQHFTLAYPGAQAVAVGYPATRPEVEIADLSGDFFNEINPYPPAPCWREWQGQQVPFFFDNSVENPLLIFEKHKVFISADIISAAFYLLSGWQEYFSSERDQYQRFPYAASVQRSYNFVMLPVVNYYFSVLKTAIEHVGGQALALRRWGSQQAEFAAFISHDVDRLHSAWKAPAKTALQQGRFWLFGQRLWRHLTQPDAWDNLEAVAAATAKYGAKSTFFILPSAEKALNGTPNADYPLTTALWQRFHALRQQGCQIAMHGSLGTATNALKLRDESEANYLVGGLRFHYLSWAPRYTIFVVEETGFRYDSTLGFAEHVGFRNSYCQPFYPFNFFAGRAATFLEIPLVVMDTTLHHPAYLQLVPEEILPFLQPVFAEIRKFGGVATVLWHNENFDPNNTQNGPQQFHEIMGYLQQQGAAFLTGHEIAEEITPG, encoded by the coding sequence ATGCCCGCCCCCATTCTGCCGTCGCCCGCCCCTGTGCCCGTCTCCGCGGAGACGCGCCTGGCCTACGTGCTCCAGCATTTTACTCTCGCCTACCCCGGCGCACAGGCCGTGGCGGTGGGCTACCCGGCCACACGGCCTGAGGTGGAAATAGCGGACCTGAGTGGCGACTTCTTCAACGAAATAAACCCTTACCCCCCCGCTCCGTGCTGGCGCGAGTGGCAGGGCCAGCAAGTACCTTTTTTCTTTGATAATTCAGTCGAAAATCCACTGCTTATTTTTGAAAAACACAAGGTTTTTATTTCGGCGGATATTATTTCGGCGGCGTTTTATTTATTGAGCGGCTGGCAAGAATATTTTTCCTCGGAGCGCGACCAGTATCAGCGTTTTCCCTACGCGGCGAGCGTGCAGCGAAGCTATAATTTCGTGATGCTGCCGGTAGTCAACTATTATTTCAGTGTGCTAAAAACGGCCATTGAGCACGTGGGTGGCCAGGCGCTGGCCCTGCGCCGCTGGGGCAGCCAGCAGGCGGAGTTTGCGGCATTCATCTCGCACGATGTAGACCGCCTGCACAGCGCCTGGAAAGCACCCGCCAAAACGGCTTTGCAGCAAGGTAGATTCTGGCTTTTCGGCCAGCGGCTATGGCGGCACCTGACCCAGCCCGACGCTTGGGACAACCTGGAGGCCGTGGCCGCCGCCACGGCCAAGTACGGAGCAAAATCTACCTTTTTCATCTTACCCAGCGCTGAAAAAGCCCTAAACGGCACGCCCAACGCCGATTATCCACTCACTACGGCGCTGTGGCAACGCTTCCACGCCCTGCGCCAGCAGGGCTGCCAGATAGCCATGCACGGCAGCCTCGGCACGGCCACCAACGCGCTCAAATTGCGCGACGAGTCGGAGGCGAATTATTTAGTCGGCGGGCTGCGCTTTCACTACCTGAGCTGGGCACCACGCTACACGATTTTCGTGGTAGAAGAAACTGGTTTCAGGTATGATAGCACGTTGGGTTTTGCCGAGCACGTAGGGTTTCGTAACAGTTATTGCCAACCTTTTTATCCCTTTAATTTTTTTGCCGGGCGGGCGGCCACTTTTCTGGAAATTCCGCTGGTAGTAATGGATACTACCCTGCACCATCCAGCTTACTTACAGCTTGTGCCAGAGGAAATTTTACCTTTTTTACAACCCGTATTTGCCGAAATAAGAAAATTCGGCGGCGTAGCTACTGTTCTTTGGCACAATGAGAATTTTGACCCGAACAATACGCAGAACGGCCCCCAACAATTTCACGAAATTATGGGCTATTTGCAGCAGCAGGGCGCGGCTTTCCTCACCGGCCACGAAATTGCCGAGGAAATAACTCCTGGCTAA
- a CDS encoding WD40 repeat domain-containing protein encodes MTGHNGGVLALALDPTGTRLASSGHDKTLRLWQIAT; translated from the coding sequence CTGACCGGCCATAATGGCGGCGTCCTGGCCCTAGCCCTGGACCCCACCGGCACCCGGCTGGCCTCAAGCGGGCACGACAAGACCCTGCGGCTCTGGCAAATAGCCACTTGA
- a CDS encoding TIGR03643 family protein encodes MPESLTAQQIDRIIEMAWEDRTPFEAILAQFGLAEAEVIVLMRRELKPASWRRWRARVQGRATKHQAKSAVEGARFKSDLQRVITGNKISKRG; translated from the coding sequence ATGCCCGAGTCTCTCACCGCCCAGCAAATCGACCGCATTATTGAAATGGCCTGGGAAGACCGCACGCCCTTCGAGGCTATCTTAGCGCAGTTCGGCCTGGCCGAAGCGGAAGTTATTGTTTTGATGCGTCGCGAGTTGAAGCCTGCCTCCTGGCGCCGCTGGCGTGCCCGCGTGCAAGGCCGTGCTACCAAGCACCAAGCCAAAAGTGCCGTTGAAGGTGCCCGCTTCAAATCAGATTTGCAGCGGGTAATTACGGGTAATAAAATCTCAAAACGAGGATAG
- a CDS encoding PIG-L deacetylase family protein: protein MTCLNIDNQKVLVVVAHPDDELLGLGASIHRLVQRHGCEARAIILGEGLTSRSTTRDSERWAADLATHRTNIGRAAAAIGYASTGIYDFADNRFDSVNLLDIIKVVEQEKESFQPTLVFTHHGGDTNIDHRRTFEAVVTACRPLPGEPMRTILACETPSSTEWQAASYPQPFLPNFFLTVTEEDVAAKIAGMEAYEFEKRPYPHPRSPEALRLLAQRWGVVTGQSLAEAFMLVRHIG from the coding sequence ATGACCTGCCTTAACATTGACAATCAGAAGGTTTTGGTGGTAGTAGCTCATCCAGATGATGAGTTACTGGGCTTAGGAGCTAGCATTCATCGCTTGGTGCAGCGTCACGGCTGCGAGGCGCGCGCAATTATTCTGGGCGAGGGTCTTACCTCCCGCTCCACCACCCGCGACAGTGAGCGGTGGGCGGCCGACTTAGCTACCCACCGCACCAATATCGGGCGAGCGGCGGCAGCTATCGGCTACGCCTCCACGGGTATCTACGACTTTGCCGACAACCGCTTCGATTCGGTAAACTTACTGGATATCATCAAAGTGGTGGAACAAGAGAAGGAATCTTTTCAGCCTACCCTAGTTTTTACGCACCACGGCGGCGACACTAATATTGACCACCGCCGCACCTTTGAGGCTGTCGTAACGGCCTGCCGTCCATTGCCCGGCGAGCCTATGCGCACTATTCTAGCCTGCGAAACTCCATCCTCTACTGAGTGGCAGGCAGCTAGCTATCCGCAGCCTTTTCTTCCTAATTTCTTTTTAACGGTAACCGAGGAAGACGTAGCAGCCAAAATTGCGGGCATGGAAGCTTACGAGTTTGAAAAGCGGCCTTACCCCCATCCACGTTCGCCGGAGGCACTACGGCTATTAGCCCAGCGCTGGGGCGTCGTAACGGGTCAGTCGCTGGCGGAAGCCTTTATGTTGGTTCGGCATATTGGATAG
- a CDS encoding SseB family protein, translating into MSNMEQQNTLEDALADGQAGKISTEDFLKTLVKSQVFVPSRQEVQPDGAGLAPLVLEQQGKSFVAVFSSSERAQSAEGQTLYCLQIVCGALLPRLPHGYGLVINPGSALGLQIDAAGVQKIYRELGSAS; encoded by the coding sequence ATGTCAAACATGGAACAGCAGAATACACTGGAAGATGCGCTGGCGGATGGACAGGCCGGCAAAATATCAACGGAAGATTTTCTCAAAACACTTGTCAAGTCCCAGGTCTTCGTGCCAAGCCGGCAGGAAGTGCAGCCGGACGGCGCAGGGCTGGCTCCGCTCGTGCTGGAGCAGCAAGGAAAATCGTTTGTCGCTGTGTTTAGTTCTTCTGAACGCGCTCAATCTGCTGAGGGCCAAACTCTTTACTGCCTTCAAATCGTGTGCGGCGCACTTCTGCCGCGCCTGCCGCATGGCTACGGCCTGGTTATCAACCCTGGCTCTGCACTTGGCCTTCAAATTGATGCTGCCGGTGTCCAAAAGATTTACCGGGAGTTAGGGAGTGCAAGCTGA
- a CDS encoding acyltransferase encodes MQIHRFENGSYIIAEHLQLGHNVQIGPHTAIRATECIIGDDVTIGSHNAFLVGQRLEIGMLTTIGSHNTLTARTIKLGEYIFWDSHVTVGHGGKFSPDAHLTVGSYSMICARITLNTNHRIDIGEHVGIGEDVAVWTHGSFLPILDGFPADFGPVSIGHHVWLPARSTVLPNRRIGNNVVIGTNTLINKDLPDGCLAGGIPVRVLKENVYPSHNPARNANLMRQVLHDYIELAAYKDLQAELHYDEDKHLIRCNEVIFNLSTLKTQGTFTRIEEDFRDYLRRRGIKFFTGKPFSSVLPEEYRRLLYSPNDLP; translated from the coding sequence ATGCAAATTCACCGCTTTGAAAACGGCAGCTACATCATTGCCGAGCATCTCCAACTGGGTCACAATGTCCAGATTGGCCCGCATACGGCCATCCGGGCTACGGAATGTATTATTGGCGACGACGTAACGATTGGGTCTCATAATGCTTTCCTGGTGGGCCAACGCCTGGAAATTGGCATGCTCACTACTATTGGCAGTCATAATACGCTGACGGCCCGCACTATTAAGCTCGGAGAATATATATTTTGGGACTCGCACGTGACGGTAGGACATGGTGGCAAATTCAGCCCCGATGCTCACCTCACCGTAGGTTCATACTCTATGATTTGCGCGCGCATTACTCTGAATACTAATCACCGCATTGATATTGGCGAGCACGTGGGCATTGGCGAAGATGTAGCAGTGTGGACGCACGGCTCGTTTCTACCCATTCTGGACGGCTTTCCGGCTGATTTTGGACCCGTTAGCATCGGGCACCATGTGTGGCTGCCGGCGCGCTCTACAGTATTACCCAACCGGCGTATTGGTAATAACGTAGTTATTGGCACTAATACGCTTATCAACAAAGATTTACCTGATGGTTGCTTGGCCGGTGGTATTCCGGTGAGGGTGTTAAAAGAAAATGTGTATCCTAGCCATAACCCGGCGCGCAATGCAAACTTGATGCGGCAGGTTCTGCACGATTATATTGAGCTAGCTGCTTACAAAGACCTGCAAGCTGAGTTGCACTATGATGAGGATAAGCATCTTATCCGCTGTAATGAGGTGATTTTTAACTTGAGTACGCTAAAAACCCAAGGTACTTTCACGCGCATAGAAGAAGACTTCCGGGATTATTTGCGGCGGCGAGGTATTAAATTTTTCACCGGCAAGCCTTTTTCATCAGTACTACCAGAAGAATATCGCCGTCTACTTTATTCGCCTAATGACCTGCCTTAA
- a CDS encoding polysaccharide biosynthesis C-terminal domain-containing protein: MGIVRRQSLRNTLISYAGLGIGFVNTTLVLPRLLAPAQLGLLSVLVSLATMGALVSALGFTNTTLRYFPYFRNRETGHSGFLPLLLGVPLGVFCGVVVALLLGQPLVLRWYPHDAGMLGAHYGVMLGLALCILLYNLLEAYTKSLFHTSFSSFLTDVLQRLLIVGSALLYGAGYWSFDTFVLAYLGCYALISMLLLGYLGFIGELHLRPTRAVLRVRPVGELVRFGGYALLGNISGTLLVTIDSLMLGSHSFADAGIYNIALNISMALAVPFRALYKTAYPLIAEYWKDGAADKMQDFYRRTTRLTTALGAYLALGIGLNLPFIYSLIHRPEYAAGSVAVLLLLAGRLTDGITGVNGIIVVTSPRYRYDLLFNVGLAVSIIILNALLIPRLGLTGAAISNALALVALNLVRTWFVWRSFGWQPFDRRIAYILALAGGSAVIAWALPTPPNIWLTLLLRGGVLTILYSAGLLLSGWVPEVTALARKVGVGK; this comes from the coding sequence TTGGGTATCGTTCGGCGGCAGAGTCTGCGCAACACACTTATTTCCTACGCCGGGTTGGGCATTGGCTTCGTCAATACCACGCTGGTGCTGCCGCGACTGCTGGCACCGGCGCAGCTGGGGCTGCTGTCGGTGCTGGTGTCATTGGCCACGATGGGCGCGCTGGTGTCGGCGTTGGGTTTTACGAACACCACGCTGCGGTATTTTCCCTATTTTCGCAACCGGGAGACGGGACATTCGGGATTTTTGCCGCTGCTGCTAGGCGTGCCGCTGGGGGTATTTTGCGGGGTAGTGGTTGCTTTGTTGCTGGGGCAGCCACTAGTGTTGCGCTGGTACCCGCACGATGCCGGGATGCTGGGCGCGCACTACGGCGTAATGCTGGGTTTGGCGCTGTGCATTTTACTCTACAACTTACTCGAAGCTTACACCAAGTCACTGTTTCACACCTCGTTCTCCTCCTTTCTGACCGACGTGCTCCAGCGCCTGCTCATCGTGGGCTCGGCGCTGCTGTATGGCGCGGGCTACTGGTCGTTCGATACGTTTGTGCTGGCGTATTTGGGCTGCTACGCGCTCATTTCGATGCTGCTGCTGGGGTATTTAGGCTTTATTGGGGAGCTGCATTTGCGGCCCACGCGGGCGGTGCTGCGGGTGCGGCCGGTGGGCGAGTTGGTGCGCTTCGGCGGCTATGCGCTGCTGGGTAATATTTCGGGCACGCTGCTAGTTACCATCGACTCACTGATGCTGGGTTCGCACAGCTTTGCCGACGCGGGTATCTATAACATCGCGCTCAATATCAGCATGGCGCTGGCGGTGCCGTTTCGGGCCTTGTACAAAACCGCCTACCCCCTCATTGCCGAGTATTGGAAGGACGGCGCAGCAGATAAGATGCAGGATTTTTACCGCCGCACCACGCGCCTCACCACGGCGCTAGGCGCTTACCTGGCGCTGGGTATCGGGCTCAATTTGCCTTTTATATACAGCCTCATTCACCGGCCCGAATATGCCGCCGGCTCAGTGGCGGTGCTGCTGCTGCTGGCCGGCCGCCTCACCGACGGCATCACGGGCGTAAACGGCATCATTGTGGTCACGAGCCCGCGCTACCGGTATGACCTGCTCTTCAACGTGGGGCTAGCAGTGAGCATTATTATCCTCAATGCTTTATTGATTCCCCGGCTGGGCCTTACGGGGGCAGCTATTTCAAATGCGCTGGCGCTGGTGGCCCTCAACCTGGTACGCACCTGGTTTGTGTGGCGCAGCTTCGGCTGGCAGCCGTTTGACCGGCGCATTGCCTACATCCTAGCACTGGCGGGCGGCTCGGCAGTAATAGCCTGGGCGCTGCCTACCCCCCCCAATATCTGGCTAACGCTACTGCTGCGCGGCGGGGTGCTCACGATACTTTACAGCGCAGGATTGCTGCTAAGCGGCTGGGTACCTGAAGTAACGGCGTTAGCACGTAAGGTGGGGGTAGGGAAATAA
- the pseI gene encoding pseudaminic acid synthase: MQEITLGGHRIGAGQPPFIIAEMSGNHGQSLERALAIVDAAADAGCQGLKIQTSTPDMLTLDSREPDFVVRGANQDWEGQSLYELYTTNFTPFEWHAAIFARAQERGMVGFSSPFGIEAIEFLEGVGCPAFKIASFENNWPELIRRAAQTGKPIIVSTGMANLADLERIVSIVRAEGNEQLVLLKCTSTYPAKPHDTNLHTIPHLRELFDCQVGLSDHTLGTGVSIAATVLGATVIEKHLTLSRADGGPDASFSLEPAEMARLVQECSQAHQALGQVFYGPTPAERKSLAFRRSLYVVQDVTEGETLTHDNVRVIRPGYGLPPHLLPQVLGRPARRNLRRGTALGWDML, from the coding sequence ATGCAAGAGATTACGTTGGGAGGCCATCGCATCGGGGCCGGCCAGCCGCCGTTTATTATTGCTGAGATGTCGGGTAACCACGGCCAGTCCCTGGAACGCGCCCTAGCTATTGTGGATGCAGCCGCCGATGCGGGCTGCCAAGGCTTGAAAATACAGACTAGTACGCCCGATATGCTGACACTCGATAGCAGGGAGCCGGATTTTGTGGTGCGCGGAGCCAATCAGGATTGGGAAGGCCAATCGCTCTACGAGTTGTATACCACCAACTTTACGCCCTTTGAGTGGCACGCCGCCATCTTTGCTCGCGCCCAAGAACGCGGCATGGTGGGCTTCAGCTCACCGTTTGGCATCGAGGCCATCGAGTTTTTAGAGGGCGTAGGCTGTCCGGCCTTTAAAATCGCGTCGTTTGAGAATAACTGGCCCGAACTTATTCGGCGAGCGGCCCAGACGGGCAAGCCCATTATTGTTTCGACCGGCATGGCCAACTTAGCCGATTTAGAACGCATAGTCAGCATCGTGCGGGCCGAAGGCAACGAGCAACTGGTATTACTCAAATGTACCAGCACCTACCCCGCCAAACCGCATGATACTAACTTACACACCATTCCACACCTACGCGAGCTATTCGACTGCCAAGTGGGTCTTTCCGACCATACGCTGGGCACTGGCGTGAGTATCGCCGCTACCGTGCTTGGGGCTACCGTTATTGAGAAGCACCTGACACTGAGCCGCGCCGACGGCGGCCCTGACGCCTCTTTTTCGCTGGAGCCCGCCGAAATGGCACGCCTCGTGCAGGAGTGCAGCCAGGCGCACCAGGCACTTGGCCAGGTATTCTACGGTCCTACCCCGGCCGAGCGCAAGTCGCTGGCCTTTCGGCGCTCCCTTTATGTGGTGCAAGATGTGACTGAGGGCGAGACTCTTACCCACGACAACGTGCGGGTTATCCGGCCGGGCTACGGCCTACCCCCCCATTTACTACCGCAAGTGCTAGGCCGACCCGCTCGGCGCAACCTGCGCCGAGGCACCGCTCTTGGCTGGGATATGCTCTAG
- a CDS encoding Gfo/Idh/MocA family protein, giving the protein MADSFPVRFAICGVGHIGRRHAALVARHAGAALVALIDVRDELRAGLAAEFLGVPFFLSLEEYLQTGPAADVLTVATPNGLHAPQAVAGLRAGLHVVVEKPIALRKTDAELIVHTALQTGRLVFGVMQNRYSPPAAWLKQVYDEGRLGEVFLVQLNCFWNRDARYYQAGGWKGTQALDGGTLFTQFSHFVDLLYWVFGDITNITARFRDFTHAGITEFEDSGLVTFDLVRGGSGTLSYSTAVWDRNLESSLTVVAARGSLKIGGQYLDKVEYCHLQDYALPPLLPTNPANDYGPYQGSAANHVQVIENVVDTLQKRSFATTNALEGLKVVEIIERIYALR; this is encoded by the coding sequence ATGGCCGATAGTTTTCCCGTTCGCTTCGCCATTTGCGGCGTGGGGCACATCGGCCGGCGGCACGCAGCGCTGGTGGCGCGCCACGCCGGGGCGGCGCTGGTAGCCCTTATTGACGTGCGCGACGAGTTGCGCGCCGGCCTCGCGGCCGAGTTTCTTGGCGTGCCGTTCTTTCTTTCGCTGGAAGAATACCTGCAAACCGGCCCCGCCGCCGACGTGCTCACCGTAGCTACGCCCAACGGCTTGCATGCGCCGCAGGCGGTGGCGGGCTTGCGCGCCGGCCTGCACGTGGTGGTCGAAAAACCCATCGCGCTGCGCAAAACCGACGCAGAATTAATTGTGCACACGGCGTTGCAAACCGGCCGGCTCGTCTTTGGCGTGATGCAAAACCGCTACTCGCCGCCTGCCGCTTGGCTCAAGCAGGTGTACGACGAGGGCCGCCTGGGCGAGGTATTTCTAGTGCAGCTCAACTGCTTCTGGAACCGCGATGCGCGCTACTACCAAGCCGGCGGCTGGAAGGGCACGCAGGCGCTGGATGGCGGCACGCTCTTCACCCAGTTCAGCCATTTCGTGGATTTGCTCTACTGGGTGTTTGGCGATATTACTAACATCACGGCCCGCTTTCGGGACTTCACGCACGCCGGCATTACCGAGTTTGAGGACAGCGGCCTGGTCACCTTCGACCTCGTGCGGGGGGGTAGCGGCACGCTCAGCTACAGCACCGCCGTGTGGGACCGCAACCTCGAAAGCTCCCTCACGGTGGTGGCCGCCCGCGGCTCGCTCAAAATCGGCGGTCAGTACCTCGATAAAGTGGAGTATTGCCACCTGCAAGATTACGCCCTACCCCCCCTGCTGCCCACCAACCCCGCCAACGACTACGGCCCCTACCAGGGCTCGGCCGCCAACCACGTGCAGGTGATTGAAAACGTGGTGGATACGTTACAAAAGCGCAGCTTCGCCACTACCAACGCGCTCGAAGGCCTGAAAGTAGTGGAGATAATCGAACGCATTTACGCCCTGCGCTAA